One genomic window of Trichlorobacter lovleyi includes the following:
- the smc gene encoding chromosome segregation protein SMC has protein sequence MKIKRLEIAGFKSFADKVVLDFQQGVTGVVGPNGCGKSNIVDAMRWCMGEQSAKNLRGKAMEDIIFAGSDSRKPLGMAEVSLVFSTEDGRAPAKYLEFSEIQLTRRLYRDGESEYLINKTPCRLLDISELFMDTGVGTKAYSIIEQGKIGQILHSRPEERRLLIEEAAGVTKYKTRKQLALKKIEATRQNLLRLADVLGEIKRQLNSLQRQAKKAEKFREYREELREIDLQFTLHQASTLQQDQHQSKQQLAELKNRMQEIVTAADTADNQVELQRLAMLEAEKALNIQQEEQFRFRSEAAACESSLNFCRKERDAIAERLTRLVAELQTISLRRDVLATELTNLLQLQQTTGSDLLTAEAELAGLLEGHKEQEQRYEELNRQLDTKRRELFSATGEATHCRTRHEQAQKRLVMLAERLERHAREEAQLIEKQAENAASHTKVEAECQHCALEHQAATTELARLTEQERVLKAQLPELEQLVQSRRDALSQNRSRLTSLQELEAQFAGYGQGVRLLMTESPLRSRFGGLLADNLLVPEEYEVAVEAVLAERLQTILCGSEQELISSIQYLRQHAAGRAQLAFPAGNTSPRTSSAISGAPALLSLVEVNDNARLPVQRMLAQVHLAHSLEEALAYSRRYPEQTFVTREGDVVAPDGTVSGGSAETAQNGIIHKKREIRSLELLVEGLLAELESCESERDRVRADLQVAAQELLQARSSLHQLDLTLAGLVKDRQQLEAQAAQLAERLKLLVLERSTLDEEQCLLQEELKSAAIGQEAAELQARQLEQESRGITAEIEGQRLILATARETLTTQRVTVATLREQGEAHQRTRASLTAQLDEHERRIKNGADEQEQSENNRQELHNRIESEEIRLADLLEQQRRQDELLLLVRKQYETAATELTTAEHDARLRRDEREAIRQLHADLSLKVSSLTLQREHLEQSLQDRHRIGLSEVRERLGEQTLDPVVARVRQTDLERLIDELGEVNLMAIEEYAGMEQRYDFLASQKSDLEESLQDLQQAIHRINRTTRKRFLEAFTLINEKFQEVFPRLFCGGRAELKLTDEQDLLETGIDIIVQPPGKKLANVMLLSGGEKALTAVALIFSIFLIKPTPFCLLDEVDAPLDDANIGRFNDMVREMSAISQFIIITHNKTTMAVADTLYGVTMEEPGASRLVSVRLH, from the coding sequence ATGAAAATCAAGCGACTCGAAATAGCCGGGTTTAAATCGTTTGCCGACAAGGTGGTTCTGGATTTCCAGCAGGGGGTGACCGGCGTGGTAGGCCCCAACGGCTGCGGCAAATCCAACATTGTGGATGCGATGCGCTGGTGTATGGGGGAGCAGTCTGCCAAGAACCTGCGCGGCAAGGCGATGGAAGACATCATCTTTGCAGGCAGCGATAGCAGGAAACCGTTGGGGATGGCAGAGGTTTCGCTTGTTTTTTCCACCGAAGACGGGCGTGCCCCGGCCAAATATCTGGAATTCAGCGAGATACAGCTGACCCGCCGCCTCTATCGCGATGGCGAGAGTGAATACCTGATCAACAAGACCCCCTGTCGCCTGCTGGATATCTCGGAGCTGTTCATGGATACCGGGGTGGGGACCAAGGCCTATTCAATCATCGAGCAAGGCAAGATCGGCCAGATTCTGCACTCACGTCCTGAAGAGCGGCGGTTGCTGATCGAAGAGGCCGCCGGCGTTACCAAATACAAGACCAGAAAACAGCTCGCCCTGAAAAAGATTGAAGCCACCCGCCAGAACCTGCTGCGGCTGGCAGATGTACTCGGCGAGATCAAGCGGCAGCTCAACAGCCTGCAGCGCCAGGCCAAAAAGGCGGAAAAGTTCCGCGAATACCGTGAAGAACTGCGGGAGATCGACCTGCAGTTCACCCTGCATCAAGCCTCGACACTGCAGCAGGACCAGCACCAGTCCAAACAGCAGTTAGCGGAACTGAAAAACCGGATGCAGGAGATAGTAACGGCAGCCGACACGGCAGACAACCAGGTGGAACTGCAGCGTCTGGCCATGCTGGAGGCCGAAAAGGCATTAAACATCCAGCAGGAAGAGCAGTTCAGGTTTCGCAGCGAAGCCGCTGCCTGCGAGAGCAGTCTGAACTTCTGTCGCAAAGAGCGCGACGCCATTGCAGAACGGCTGACCAGACTGGTGGCCGAGCTTCAGACCATCTCCCTGCGAAGGGATGTACTTGCAACAGAACTGACCAATCTGCTGCAACTGCAACAGACGACCGGCAGCGACCTGCTCACTGCGGAAGCAGAGCTGGCCGGCCTGCTTGAGGGGCATAAGGAACAGGAACAGCGCTATGAAGAGCTTAACCGGCAGCTTGACACGAAACGCAGAGAGCTTTTCAGCGCAACCGGTGAGGCAACCCACTGCCGTACCCGCCATGAACAGGCACAGAAACGGCTGGTCATGCTGGCAGAGCGCCTTGAGCGCCATGCACGGGAAGAGGCCCAACTGATTGAAAAGCAGGCCGAAAACGCAGCCAGCCACACAAAGGTTGAAGCGGAATGCCAGCACTGCGCCCTGGAACATCAAGCGGCAACGACCGAGCTTGCTCGGCTTACCGAGCAGGAGCGGGTGCTGAAGGCACAACTGCCCGAGCTGGAACAGCTGGTACAAAGCCGACGTGATGCGTTGAGCCAGAACCGCTCACGCCTGACATCGCTACAGGAGCTTGAGGCCCAGTTTGCCGGCTACGGTCAGGGGGTACGTCTTTTAATGACGGAATCACCGCTACGGAGCCGTTTTGGCGGATTGCTGGCCGACAACCTGCTGGTGCCCGAGGAGTACGAGGTTGCTGTTGAGGCGGTACTGGCTGAACGCCTGCAAACAATCCTGTGCGGGTCGGAACAGGAACTGATCAGTTCAATTCAGTATCTTCGGCAGCACGCCGCAGGACGAGCCCAGCTGGCCTTTCCCGCCGGCAACACGTCACCCCGCACCAGCAGTGCAATTAGCGGTGCACCCGCCCTCCTCTCGCTGGTGGAGGTCAATGACAATGCCAGGCTGCCGGTACAGCGGATGCTTGCCCAGGTGCACCTGGCACACAGTCTTGAAGAGGCCCTGGCCTATTCCCGCCGCTATCCAGAGCAGACCTTTGTCACCAGAGAGGGCGATGTTGTTGCACCCGACGGCACTGTCAGCGGCGGTTCAGCCGAGACCGCCCAGAATGGTATCATCCATAAAAAACGTGAGATCAGATCACTTGAACTGCTGGTGGAAGGCCTGCTGGCCGAGCTGGAGTCCTGCGAGTCCGAGCGGGACCGGGTACGCGCCGACCTGCAGGTTGCCGCTCAAGAGCTGCTGCAGGCACGCAGCAGCCTGCATCAGCTCGATCTGACCCTGGCAGGGCTGGTCAAGGACCGGCAGCAACTCGAGGCTCAGGCGGCCCAGCTTGCTGAACGGCTCAAGCTGTTAGTGCTTGAACGTTCCACGCTTGACGAAGAACAGTGCCTACTGCAGGAAGAACTGAAAAGCGCCGCGATCGGCCAGGAGGCTGCCGAGCTCCAGGCCAGACAACTTGAGCAGGAATCCCGCGGCATTACTGCCGAGATCGAAGGGCAGCGCCTGATCCTGGCTACGGCACGCGAGACCCTGACCACACAACGGGTCACCGTTGCCACCCTCCGGGAGCAGGGCGAGGCCCATCAGCGCACCAGGGCCTCCCTTACAGCCCAACTGGATGAGCATGAGCGCAGAATCAAAAACGGTGCGGACGAACAGGAGCAATCCGAGAACAACCGCCAAGAGCTGCATAACCGGATAGAATCCGAGGAGATCCGTCTTGCAGACCTGCTTGAACAGCAACGCCGGCAGGATGAACTGCTGCTGCTTGTCAGAAAACAGTACGAGACAGCGGCAACAGAGCTAACCACGGCAGAACATGATGCACGCCTGCGTCGCGACGAGCGTGAGGCGATCCGCCAGCTGCATGCCGACCTGTCGCTGAAGGTCTCATCGCTCACCCTGCAGCGGGAACACCTTGAGCAGTCCCTGCAAGACCGCCACCGGATCGGCCTGTCCGAGGTGCGGGAGCGCCTGGGTGAACAGACGCTGGACCCTGTGGTTGCGCGGGTCCGCCAGACCGACCTTGAACGGCTGATCGACGAGTTGGGTGAAGTTAACCTGATGGCCATCGAAGAGTATGCCGGCATGGAGCAGCGCTATGATTTTCTTGCCTCGCAGAAATCAGACCTTGAAGAGTCGCTGCAGGATCTGCAACAGGCGATCCACCGCATCAACCGCACCACACGCAAACGCTTCCTTGAGGCCTTTACCCTGATCAACGAAAAGTTTCAGGAGGTCTTTCCACGTCTGTTCTGCGGCGGCCGGGCAGAGCTGAAGCTGACCGACGAGCAGGATCTGCTGGAGACCGGTATCGACATCATCGTCCAGCCTCCCGGCAAAAAGCTGGCCAATGTGATGCTGCTGTCAGGGGGCGAAAAGGCGCTGACCGCTGTTGCCTTGATCTTCTCGATCTTTTTGATCAAGCCGACGCCGTTCTGCCTGCTTGACGAGGTTGATGCCCCGCTGGACGATGCAAACATCGGGCGTTTCAACGACATGGTGCGTGAGATGAGCGCCATATCCCAATTCATCATTATCACGCACAACAAAACCACCATGGCAGTTGCCGACACACTGTACGGCGTCACGATGGAAGAGCCGGGGGCATCGCGACTGGTGTCTGTACGATTGCATTAG
- a CDS encoding roadblock/LC7 domain-containing protein — protein MPFHAILKELVDAVPGAVGAILVDWEGEAVQEYCHCDSYDIRFVGAHKGIILSRLRETHAESQGGEIEDVVITSERQVLLIGTVDPDYSLVLQTERACPAGLARHHFNNALARLKKEL, from the coding sequence ATGCCGTTTCATGCCATACTGAAAGAGCTGGTGGATGCCGTACCCGGTGCCGTGGGTGCCATTCTGGTAGACTGGGAGGGCGAGGCGGTACAGGAATACTGCCACTGCGACTCCTACGATATACGCTTTGTCGGCGCCCACAAGGGAATTATCCTGTCACGGCTGCGTGAAACCCATGCCGAAAGCCAGGGGGGCGAAATCGAAGATGTGGTGATCACCTCGGAGCGCCAGGTTCTGCTGATCGGCACGGTAGACCCGGATTATTCACTGGTACTCCAGACAGAAAGGGCCTGTCCGGCCGGTCTGGCACGCCACCATTTCAACAATGCGTTGGCACGTTTGAAGAAGGAGCTTTGA
- the ftsY gene encoding signal recognition particle-docking protein FtsY — MSEERKGFLRGMFERATGTAPQELQTEQPPADESRKKPGLFERLKAGLKKTTDGLVGRIDALVLGKKEIDADTLEELEEILITSDIGVKTTVELIRSLEQRLSRNELKDGAALRGALKDELLARLLAHHTPLRLEGTAPFTILVVGVNGVGKTTTIGKLAAKYAAEGRKVLLAAGDTFRAAAAEQLEIWGDRAGVSVIRHQEGADPSAVAFDACKAAVSRGTEILIIDTAGRLHTKVNLMEEMKKIHRVIGREIPGAPHETLLVLDGATGQNALSQARLFKESAGVTGIALTKLDGTAKGGIVVAVSHEFGLPVRFIGVGEGIDDLREFEPNEFVDALFQTS; from the coding sequence ATGTCTGAAGAGCGGAAAGGGTTTTTGCGGGGGATGTTTGAACGGGCAACCGGAACCGCTCCCCAGGAGTTACAAACCGAACAGCCACCTGCAGACGAATCCCGGAAAAAGCCGGGCCTGTTTGAACGCCTCAAGGCAGGCCTGAAAAAGACCACCGACGGCCTGGTGGGCCGGATCGATGCGCTGGTACTCGGCAAAAAGGAGATCGATGCCGACACCCTGGAGGAGCTGGAAGAGATCCTGATCACATCCGATATCGGGGTCAAGACCACGGTAGAGCTGATCCGCAGCCTGGAGCAGCGCCTCTCACGCAATGAACTGAAAGATGGTGCCGCCTTGCGCGGTGCCTTGAAAGATGAACTGCTGGCACGCCTGCTGGCACACCATACCCCGCTGCGGCTTGAGGGAACGGCACCGTTTACCATCCTGGTGGTAGGGGTCAACGGCGTCGGCAAGACCACCACCATCGGCAAGCTGGCCGCCAAATATGCTGCTGAAGGCCGCAAGGTACTGCTGGCGGCAGGTGATACCTTCCGTGCCGCTGCAGCAGAACAGCTTGAGATCTGGGGCGACCGGGCCGGCGTGTCCGTTATCCGCCATCAGGAGGGTGCCGACCCGTCGGCAGTTGCCTTTGATGCCTGCAAGGCTGCGGTCAGCCGTGGCACAGAGATCCTGATCATCGACACGGCCGGACGGTTACATACCAAGGTCAACCTGATGGAAGAGATGAAGAAGATCCATCGTGTTATCGGACGTGAAATCCCCGGGGCCCCCCACGAAACGCTGCTGGTACTTGATGGCGCCACCGGCCAGAATGCCCTTTCCCAGGCCCGGCTCTTTAAGGAGTCTGCCGGGGTGACCGGCATTGCCCTGACCAAGCTGGATGGCACTGCCAAAGGCGGTATTGTGGTGGCGGTTTCCCATGAATTCGGCCTGCCTGTCCGCTTTATCGGGGTAGGCGAAGGTATTGACGACCTGCGCGAATTTGAACCCAACGAGTTTGTGGATGCCCTCTTCCAAACCTCATAA
- a CDS encoding cell division protein ZapB → MPSSKPHNQHGTDAPMQMGLDFIQENQYIIAPSEGDTVVEAELFEKLEEKISTLLSNYAALKEEKRMLAEENARLQQEREGLKGRIDSILSRLEGV, encoded by the coding sequence ATGCCCTCTTCCAAACCTCATAACCAGCACGGCACGGACGCCCCCATGCAAATGGGCCTTGACTTTATTCAGGAAAATCAATACATTATTGCACCTTCAGAAGGAGACACCGTCGTGGAAGCAGAACTTTTTGAAAAACTTGAAGAAAAAATCAGCACCCTGTTGTCCAACTATGCGGCCCTCAAGGAAGAAAAGCGGATGCTGGCTGAAGAAAATGCACGTCTGCAGCAGGAGCGTGAAGGCCTCAAAGGACGCATTGATAGCATACTGAGTAGACTTGAAGGCGTGTAA
- a CDS encoding cell division protein ZapA — protein sequence MIRGHLVTVLGREIPVRSAAPEEKVREVEAFVNERIEAIRSRLTTADPQLLVTLALLNLSESYLELQHRQDGSGSTLEARLTSMLEQLDHVL from the coding sequence ATGATCAGGGGCCATCTGGTCACGGTACTGGGACGTGAAATTCCGGTCCGTAGTGCAGCACCTGAGGAAAAGGTGCGTGAGGTCGAGGCCTTTGTCAATGAGCGGATTGAAGCGATCCGCTCCCGGCTGACCACAGCCGACCCACAGCTGCTGGTGACCCTGGCATTGCTGAACCTGTCGGAATCATACCTGGAACTGCAGCACCGGCAGGACGGCTCAGGCAGCACACTGGAAGCCAGACTTACCAGCATGCTTGAGCAGTTGGATCACGTTTTGTAA
- a CDS encoding 5-formyltetrahydrofolate cyclo-ligase → MPKKSLRSDLLARRRAIDHALWQDASTAAQLRLISLEAFQRAACIALYSPIQREIDTGLLFSKARCEGKRVLYPVVCGTTLQFREVNTPEQCTPGAFGILEPCRLGEDHALETADLIVVPGVAFDLQGHRIGFGKGYYDRCLSQLPQHGTLVGLCHDFQLLERIPAEGHDIRMQHIVTDKRLISVSGTEAGTGSTPD, encoded by the coding sequence ATGCCCAAGAAATCATTACGCTCCGATCTGTTGGCCCGCCGCCGGGCCATTGATCACGCCCTCTGGCAGGATGCGAGTACAGCGGCACAATTACGCCTGATCAGCCTTGAGGCCTTTCAACGGGCAGCGTGCATCGCACTCTATTCGCCGATCCAGCGGGAAATCGATACCGGGCTGCTTTTTTCCAAGGCACGCTGCGAGGGGAAGCGGGTGCTGTATCCCGTTGTCTGCGGCACAACCCTGCAATTCAGGGAGGTTAACACGCCGGAGCAATGTACTCCCGGTGCCTTTGGCATCCTCGAGCCATGCCGGCTGGGCGAGGACCACGCACTTGAAACGGCGGACCTGATTGTGGTGCCGGGGGTTGCCTTTGACCTGCAGGGGCACCGCATCGGTTTTGGCAAAGGCTACTATGACCGCTGCCTGAGCCAGCTGCCACAACACGGCACACTTGTTGGATTATGCCATGATTTTCAGCTCTTGGAACGGATACCGGCAGAGGGGCATGACATCAGGATGCAGCATATTGTAACGGACAAACGCCTGATCAGCGTATCAGGAACCGAGGCAGGAACCGGCAGTACGCCGGATTAA
- the rny gene encoding ribonuclease Y, with amino-acid sequence MITSIVMALVIVAVAGVAYVAGNRFGRKSTEGLVAQAEELAARLLEDARREADNIAKEAELKAKDAALEAKEAAEGELKEKKREIQVQEKRIQQKEEHLDKKSALVDQKEMDLLKKEQSVSVKEQTLSAKEEELAKAASEQRARLEQISGMTAEEAKNSLIETMESEARHDAAKRIKLIEEEAKETADKKAKEIIAAAIQRYAGEYVSEKCVSVVPLPSDEMKGRIIGREGRNIRALEAATGIDLIIDDTPEAVILSGFNPVRREVARLSLEKLLADGRIHPGRIEEVVAKSEEEVEKAIKEAGEQAAFDLGVHGIHPEVLKLIGRLKYRTSYTQNVYQHSLEVAFLCGIMAAELGINVKQAKRAGLLHDLGKAVDHEVEGSHAVIGADLARKYGESPKIVHAIAAHHEDEKPSTILAVLVQAADALSGARPGARREMMESYVKRLEDLERIATSFNGVSGSFAIQAGREIRVMVSSDQVSDEQSVLLARDIAKKIESEMTYPGMIKVNVIRETRATEFAR; translated from the coding sequence ATGATAACCAGTATCGTCATGGCGTTGGTGATCGTTGCGGTCGCCGGTGTAGCGTATGTCGCAGGCAACCGTTTTGGACGCAAAAGCACTGAGGGACTTGTAGCTCAGGCGGAAGAGTTGGCAGCACGCCTGCTTGAAGATGCCCGTCGTGAAGCAGACAACATCGCAAAAGAGGCTGAACTGAAGGCAAAGGACGCGGCCCTTGAAGCCAAAGAGGCTGCTGAAGGTGAGTTAAAAGAAAAGAAGCGTGAAATTCAGGTTCAGGAAAAAAGGATACAGCAAAAGGAAGAACATCTGGATAAAAAATCAGCCTTGGTCGATCAGAAAGAGATGGACCTGCTGAAGAAGGAACAGTCCGTCTCCGTTAAAGAACAGACCCTGTCAGCCAAAGAGGAAGAGCTGGCCAAAGCTGCCAGTGAACAGCGGGCGCGGCTTGAGCAGATCTCCGGCATGACCGCAGAGGAGGCAAAAAACTCTCTGATCGAGACCATGGAGAGTGAGGCACGTCACGATGCGGCCAAGCGGATCAAACTGATTGAGGAAGAAGCCAAGGAAACTGCCGACAAGAAGGCAAAGGAGATCATCGCAGCGGCGATTCAACGTTATGCCGGCGAGTATGTCTCTGAAAAATGCGTCTCCGTGGTACCACTGCCGTCTGATGAAATGAAAGGCCGGATTATCGGACGTGAAGGCCGCAACATCCGCGCACTGGAGGCTGCCACCGGTATAGACCTGATCATTGATGACACCCCCGAAGCGGTAATCCTGTCCGGCTTCAACCCGGTCCGCCGTGAGGTTGCCCGCCTGTCGCTGGAAAAACTGCTGGCCGATGGCCGGATTCACCCGGGCCGGATTGAAGAAGTGGTTGCAAAATCTGAAGAAGAGGTTGAAAAGGCGATCAAGGAGGCTGGCGAACAGGCCGCCTTTGACCTGGGTGTGCATGGCATCCATCCTGAGGTGCTCAAGCTGATCGGCCGCCTCAAATACCGCACCTCCTACACTCAGAACGTCTATCAGCACTCCCTTGAAGTCGCCTTCCTGTGCGGTATCATGGCTGCCGAGCTGGGGATCAACGTCAAGCAGGCCAAGCGGGCCGGGCTGCTGCATGACCTGGGCAAGGCGGTTGACCATGAGGTTGAAGGTTCCCATGCCGTCATCGGCGCTGATCTGGCACGGAAATACGGGGAATCACCCAAGATTGTCCACGCCATTGCGGCTCACCATGAAGACGAAAAACCCTCCACGATCCTGGCGGTGCTGGTACAGGCAGCCGATGCCCTCTCCGGCGCACGTCCCGGCGCACGGCGCGAGATGATGGAATCCTATGTCAAGCGGTTGGAAGACCTGGAGCGGATCGCCACCTCCTTTAACGGTGTCAGCGGTTCCTTTGCCATCCAGGCCGGTCGCGAGATCCGGGTCATGGTCTCCAGTGATCAGGTTTCCGACGAACAATCGGTACTGCTGGCACGGGATATTGCCAAAAAGATCGAGAGCGAGATGACCTACCCCGGCATGATCAAGGTCAATGTGATTCGTGAAACGCGAGCCACAGAGTTTGCACGGTAA
- a CDS encoding TIGR00282 family metallophosphoesterase, producing MSVRILFIGDIVGSPGRTAINRELHRLVDRHAVDLVIANGENAAGGFGITPDTADELYRQGVHLLTSGNHIWDKKDNSGFLDREERIIRPLNYPPGTPGRGSTLLETPGGIKVGVLNLEGRVYMKNLDCPFRCADAELELLRKQTSIILLDFHAETTSEKASLGWYLDGRVSAVVGTHTHVQTADERILPNGTAYITDVGMTGSFDSVIGVDKGQAIQRFLTQQSVKFDIPKKDLRINAVVIGIDTKTGKAVSIERINAAC from the coding sequence ATGTCAGTCCGCATCTTATTCATAGGCGACATCGTCGGCAGCCCGGGCCGGACCGCCATCAACCGGGAACTGCACCGGCTGGTGGATCGTCATGCGGTTGACCTGGTGATTGCCAACGGCGAAAACGCTGCCGGTGGTTTCGGCATCACCCCGGACACGGCTGACGAACTGTATCGTCAGGGGGTCCATCTGCTGACCAGCGGCAACCATATCTGGGACAAGAAAGACAACAGCGGGTTTCTGGATCGGGAAGAGCGGATCATCCGTCCGCTCAACTACCCGCCCGGCACCCCGGGCCGCGGCTCCACCCTGCTTGAAACCCCGGGCGGTATCAAGGTCGGCGTGCTGAATCTGGAAGGCCGGGTCTACATGAAGAACCTGGACTGTCCTTTCCGTTGCGCCGATGCGGAGCTGGAACTCCTGAGGAAGCAAACGTCCATCATTCTGCTGGATTTCCATGCCGAGACCACCTCTGAGAAGGCCTCCCTGGGCTGGTACCTGGATGGCCGGGTCTCTGCGGTGGTGGGCACCCACACTCATGTCCAGACCGCTGATGAGCGGATCCTGCCGAACGGCACCGCTTACATCACCGATGTGGGGATGACCGGTTCCTTTGATTCGGTGATCGGCGTGGACAAAGGACAGGCGATCCAGCGTTTCCTGACCCAGCAGTCAGTCAAGTTCGACATCCCCAAGAAGGATCTGCGGATTAATGCCGTGGTGATCGGGATAGACACAAAAACAGGCAAAGCCGTCAGCATTGAGCGGATCAATGCTGCCTGTTGA
- the tyrS gene encoding tyrosine--tRNA ligase: protein MTVAEQIAVIKRGCVELLIQKELEDKLATGRPLIIKAGFDPTAPDLHLGHTVLIQKLRQFQQLGHDVHFLIGDFTGMIGDPTGKSETRKVLTREDVLRNAETYKEQVFKILDPEKTKVVFNSSWLNELGCGGMIGLASKYTVARMLERDDFHKRYSTQQPIAIHEFLYPLIQGYDSVAMKADVELGGTDQKFNLLMGRELQREWGQTPQCVLTMPLLEGLDGVNKMSKSLGNYIGISEAPDEIFGKVMSISDELMLRYYELLSDKSIAEIEQLKVALADGSVHPMAAKKALGREIVTRFHGAGTGDAAEENFVKRFKENEIPDEMPQVSYGAADCPLLLAKALTEAGLTKSNGEARRSIDQGGVKLNGEKVSNTNLELTASGEYIVQIGKRRFLRIVIA from the coding sequence ATGACCGTTGCCGAACAGATTGCCGTGATCAAGCGCGGCTGTGTTGAACTGCTGATCCAGAAGGAACTGGAAGACAAACTGGCCACCGGCCGACCGCTGATCATCAAGGCCGGTTTTGACCCCACCGCACCCGACCTGCACCTGGGGCATACGGTACTGATCCAGAAGCTGCGTCAGTTTCAGCAGTTAGGCCATGATGTCCACTTCCTGATCGGCGACTTCACCGGTATGATCGGCGACCCCACCGGCAAGTCCGAGACCCGCAAGGTCCTCACCCGCGAAGATGTCCTGCGCAATGCCGAGACCTACAAAGAGCAGGTCTTCAAGATCCTTGACCCGGAAAAGACCAAGGTGGTCTTCAACTCCTCCTGGCTGAACGAACTGGGCTGCGGCGGCATGATCGGCCTGGCCTCAAAATACACCGTGGCCCGCATGCTGGAACGGGATGACTTCCACAAGCGCTACAGCACCCAACAGCCGATTGCGATCCACGAATTCCTGTACCCGTTGATCCAGGGCTATGACTCGGTGGCCATGAAGGCCGATGTGGAGCTGGGCGGCACCGATCAGAAGTTCAACCTGCTGATGGGGCGCGAGCTGCAGCGTGAGTGGGGTCAGACACCCCAGTGCGTGCTGACCATGCCGCTGCTGGAAGGTCTGGATGGCGTCAACAAGATGTCGAAATCATTGGGCAACTACATCGGCATCAGCGAGGCGCCGGACGAGATCTTCGGCAAGGTCATGTCCATCTCTGATGAATTGATGCTGCGTTACTATGAACTGCTGTCTGACAAGAGCATTGCCGAGATCGAGCAGTTAAAGGTAGCTCTGGCTGATGGCTCAGTACATCCGATGGCTGCCAAAAAGGCCTTGGGCCGCGAGATTGTGACCCGTTTCCACGGGGCCGGTACCGGCGATGCTGCTGAAGAAAACTTTGTGAAACGGTTCAAGGAAAATGAGATCCCGGATGAGATGCCCCAGGTCAGTTATGGCGCGGCTGATTGCCCCCTGCTGCTGGCCAAGGCCTTGACCGAGGCCGGGTTAACCAAATCCAATGGCGAAGCCCGCCGCTCCATTGATCAGGGCGGGGTCAAGCTGAATGGTGAGAAAGTCAGCAATACCAACCTGGAGCTGACCGCCAGCGGCGAGTACATTGTCCAGATCGGCAAGCGTCGCTTTCTCAGGATCGTAATCGCTTAA
- the asd gene encoding archaetidylserine decarboxylase (Phosphatidylserine decarboxylase is synthesized as a single chain precursor. Generation of the pyruvoyl active site from a Ser is coupled to cleavage of a Gly-Ser bond between the larger (beta) and smaller (alpha chains). It is an integral membrane protein.) produces MNLNVLLNRFVSLPNYLIPKLALTVLAGSLASIKAGSLTTRVIRWYVDRYSVNMTEAATTDIASYKTFQEFFTRPLKSGARPLANTDFVCPVDGAISNFGQIECDQILQTKGHKYSIAALVGGDRDLAAEFENGSYATLYLSPGDYHRVHMPCDGRLIRMVYIPGTHFSVNPTTVSKVPGLFARNERVVCIFDSEFGRFALTLVGATIVGSMATFWHGIINPPRPGRVREWNYEADTAICLKKGEEMGRFLLGSTVVILFPKSTLTFNPAWSYARQVRMGEFMGQAVQ; encoded by the coding sequence TTGAACCTGAATGTATTGTTGAATAGATTTGTCAGCTTACCTAATTATTTGATCCCCAAACTGGCGCTCACTGTACTGGCTGGCAGCTTGGCTTCTATTAAAGCCGGTAGCCTAACGACACGCGTGATCCGCTGGTACGTGGACCGTTACAGCGTCAATATGACTGAGGCGGCGACCACCGATATCGCTAGCTATAAAACCTTTCAAGAGTTTTTTACCCGGCCGTTAAAGTCCGGTGCACGTCCGTTGGCCAATACTGATTTCGTTTGTCCTGTGGATGGCGCGATCAGCAATTTCGGCCAAATCGAATGCGACCAAATTTTACAGACTAAAGGCCACAAATATTCGATTGCCGCGTTGGTCGGTGGTGACAGGGACTTGGCAGCTGAGTTCGAAAATGGCAGCTACGCTACACTCTATCTCAGCCCGGGCGACTACCACCGCGTCCATATGCCTTGCGACGGACGCCTAATACGCATGGTCTATATCCCTGGCACCCATTTCTCGGTCAACCCGACAACAGTCAGCAAGGTGCCCGGCTTGTTTGCACGAAACGAGCGCGTGGTATGCATTTTCGACTCTGAATTCGGCCGTTTTGCACTGACCCTCGTCGGCGCGACCATCGTCGGTAGCATGGCAACCTTTTGGCACGGCATTATCAACCCACCGCGCCCCGGACGTGTTCGTGAATGGAACTACGAAGCCGATACAGCGATCTGTCTCAAAAAAGGTGAAGAAATGGGACGCTTCCTCCTCGGATCGACGGTCGTTATATTATTCCCCAAAAGCACCCTAACTTTTAACCCAGCGTGGTCGTACGCTCGTCAAGTCCGTATGGGCGAGTTCATGGGGCAAGCAGTGCAATAA